A section of the Clostridium sp. TW13 genome encodes:
- a CDS encoding pyruvate, water dikinase regulatory protein has product MLTVFAISDSIGETAEQVALAAASQFKEKVEVQRIPYIKTMEDVEEVIGTIECVDKAMVVSTIITVNVREYLTQKCIEKNINIINVLGPIINVASTILNQHPDYNPGAVWKTDEIYFNRIEAMEFAMQYDDSKDYRGLKNADVVLIGLSRTSKTPLCMYLANKGIKAINIPLVPEVGVPDELYTIDRKKIFGLTINPLQLIEIRKRRLDKFHRISAEIEYASDARILEEFDFADKIMNKLGCKKIDVTQRAIEDTALIILETINAYKNK; this is encoded by the coding sequence ATGTTAACTGTTTTTGCAATATCAGATTCTATAGGGGAAACAGCAGAGCAGGTAGCTTTAGCTGCAGCAAGTCAATTTAAAGAGAAAGTTGAAGTTCAAAGAATACCATACATAAAAACAATGGAAGATGTAGAGGAAGTTATAGGAACCATAGAATGTGTAGATAAAGCTATGGTAGTGTCAACAATAATAACTGTTAATGTTAGAGAATATTTGACTCAAAAATGTATTGAGAAAAATATAAACATTATAAATGTTCTAGGACCTATTATAAATGTTGCTTCTACAATACTTAATCAACATCCTGATTACAATCCAGGAGCAGTTTGGAAAACTGATGAGATATATTTCAATAGAATAGAGGCTATGGAATTTGCAATGCAATATGATGATTCTAAAGATTATAGAGGATTGAAGAATGCTGATGTAGTTCTTATAGGACTTTCTAGAACATCTAAAACTCCATTATGTATGTACTTAGCTAACAAAGGGATAAAGGCTATCAATATTCCATTGGTTCCAGAAGTAGGAGTTCCTGATGAACTATATACAATAGATAGAAAGAAGATTTTTGGTCTTACAATAAATCCATTGCAACTTATAGAAATAAGAAAGAGACGACTTGATAAATTCCATAGGATTTCAGCAGAAATTGAGTATGCAAGTGATGCTAGAATTTTAGAAGAGTTTGATTTTGCAGATAAAATAATGAATAAGTTAGGGTGCAAGAAAATTGATGTAACTCAAAGAGCAATTGAGGATACAGCTCTCATTATATTAGAAACAATAAATGCATATAAGAATAAATAA